The following are encoded in a window of Bacteroidota bacterium genomic DNA:
- a CDS encoding sigma-70 family RNA polymerase sigma factor, producing MLTPFTFHIIISVKTVQTASDAQLVLEAKRGNKAAFTSLVKRYEETVYRFSYKVCRDKEKAEEALQDTFISMYRSLDSFDGRSKLTTWLYRITANHCLMKRRRRKMDAVLESYDHPPVTDDGTHRHTTPRWEETPADTLLKRELKDVLDDAILKLPVDYRVVFVLRDVEGNTNEETAKILGISVEATKSRLRRARAFLRDRLNPYMISEET from the coding sequence ATGCTGACACCTTTCACTTTTCACATCATCATATCAGTGAAAACAGTTCAGACGGCATCAGACGCTCAACTTGTACTCGAGGCAAAACGGGGAAACAAGGCCGCGTTTACATCCCTCGTCAAGCGCTACGAAGAGACAGTGTACCGATTCTCCTACAAAGTGTGCAGGGATAAGGAAAAAGCGGAAGAAGCATTGCAGGATACTTTTATCAGCATGTATCGCAGCCTCGACTCCTTCGACGGACGCTCGAAGCTGACGACATGGTTGTACAGGATCACGGCCAATCATTGTTTGATGAAGCGACGGCGCCGGAAGATGGATGCGGTGCTTGAATCGTACGACCATCCGCCGGTAACCGATGATGGGACACACAGGCATACCACCCCCCGGTGGGAAGAAACGCCCGCCGACACACTGCTAAAGCGTGAATTGAAAGACGTGCTGGACGATGCGATTCTTAAACTCCCTGTCGACTATCGTGTGGTGTTTGTGTTGAGAGATGTGGAAGGAAATACGAATGAGGAGACGGCGAAGATTCTCGGTATCTCGGTTGAAGCGACAAAATCACGGCTGCGAAGAGCTCGGGCGTTTCTGCGGGACCGGTTGAACCCGTATATGATTTCGGAGGAGACGTAA
- a CDS encoding DUF2892 domain-containing protein, with amino-acid sequence MQKNMGTTDRILRVVAALILGFLLLNGTISGTLGVVLGILAIILLATSAIGFCPLYMPFKLSTTTKSK; translated from the coding sequence ATGCAAAAGAACATGGGAACAACTGACCGCATCCTACGTGTTGTTGCGGCTCTCATACTCGGATTCCTTCTTTTGAATGGAACCATCAGCGGCACGCTCGGCGTTGTACTTGGCATCTTGGCGATTATTCTTCTGGCGACAAGCGCCATCGGCTTCTGCCCGTTGTACATGCCGTTCAAGCTCTCTACAACCACGAAGAGCAAGTAG
- a CDS encoding PQQ-binding-like beta-propeller repeat protein encodes MKAGQRMACLPALLLFSILLISGLTYGGKNPHNVWTLETKEDVEAKYFLEDGKYFFVRAEDWMHFFDGENGTELWKLRIPDYEPAGLHMLWNEKDYIVSNENEELVCYDVYTGKVKWQQKYTDIDQDDYNDMDNTKAGALLYYDDMALCVDFSSGKELWRREIRFDKNRVDKGLSTLWYTWGDEIGNRFLFATRDGMLLLDAKTGKELWKKEKDGELSDKEEIDAVNFYGSKALLMYDNDMIGFLDLKGGKELWTRKVEIGDIEGYSTIENAGGSDYLLLSLDDTQTMINLTTGQIAWETKPDQLVGILTKYRVMGDGRNVVCYFKQKNAPKERGTYLVLYNIEIATGKVNYKEKIAFTEWAPATGFANFLSKALTGKKAFEAADYGFVFSEYEVDGDVVFLIRGTKGAGDMADPLSRKGDGEGLVRINLNSGKVAYRSYFPLNKESSFWTKANFDINAAPEPEIAGDNIYLVGAERVVSANLKTGKINWKIDDDLGFPVDWGIIDNTIYLKVGYQAFDISINAKSGNIDAKKSWNKDPYRIYAIDASNGKTIWKIDFKYDPGLAMKGGSVSIDPVTRTMIGADEEHLFAVRLTRDAGGKKLWSLNFDKDLKVGELDHEDCYAVTRTSSSSTSVGWNYTTTTTSYSATAQHVLYPVLRGDHIVVFGPDGVASVSMDGKVQWRTEWKWAGKKVTLPPQFLNNGKIVYMVKEDIQLMDEKTGKIHWKEEDDYDATPIIPPNNKFLYMLEKDEIRVYRMAE; translated from the coding sequence ATGAAAGCAGGACAACGCATGGCGTGCTTGCCGGCGCTACTTCTTTTCTCCATTCTGTTGATAAGCGGCCTCACGTACGGTGGCAAGAATCCCCACAATGTGTGGACTCTGGAGACGAAAGAAGATGTCGAGGCGAAGTACTTTTTGGAAGACGGAAAGTACTTCTTTGTTCGAGCGGAGGATTGGATGCATTTCTTTGACGGAGAAAACGGAACGGAACTCTGGAAGCTGCGGATTCCTGATTACGAACCGGCGGGCCTTCACATGCTCTGGAATGAGAAGGATTACATCGTGAGCAATGAAAACGAAGAACTCGTCTGCTACGATGTGTACACAGGCAAAGTGAAGTGGCAACAGAAGTATACCGACATCGATCAGGATGACTACAACGACATGGACAACACCAAGGCAGGCGCCCTTCTATATTACGACGATATGGCGTTGTGTGTTGATTTCAGCAGCGGAAAGGAACTCTGGCGCCGCGAGATTCGATTTGACAAGAATCGTGTCGACAAAGGCTTGTCGACCCTGTGGTACACGTGGGGGGATGAGATTGGGAACAGATTCCTCTTTGCCACAAGAGACGGCATGCTATTGCTGGATGCAAAAACAGGAAAAGAATTGTGGAAGAAAGAAAAAGACGGCGAGCTTTCGGACAAAGAAGAGATTGATGCAGTGAATTTCTACGGCTCGAAAGCGCTGTTGATGTACGATAATGATATGATTGGATTTCTCGACCTGAAAGGGGGCAAGGAACTTTGGACGAGGAAGGTGGAAATCGGTGATATCGAAGGATATTCGACCATTGAGAACGCCGGTGGCTCGGATTACCTCCTGCTCTCGCTTGACGATACCCAAACAATGATCAATCTTACCACAGGCCAAATTGCGTGGGAAACAAAACCCGATCAACTGGTCGGCATCCTTACCAAGTATCGCGTGATGGGTGACGGGAGGAATGTTGTGTGTTACTTCAAACAGAAGAATGCGCCGAAGGAACGAGGCACCTATCTGGTTCTTTACAACATTGAAATTGCCACAGGGAAGGTGAACTACAAGGAGAAAATCGCCTTTACGGAATGGGCTCCTGCCACCGGCTTCGCCAACTTCCTCTCAAAAGCGCTGACAGGCAAGAAGGCATTTGAGGCAGCGGACTATGGTTTTGTCTTCTCCGAATACGAAGTTGACGGAGATGTCGTGTTCCTGATTCGTGGAACAAAAGGGGCCGGCGATATGGCGGATCCTCTCAGTCGCAAGGGAGATGGGGAAGGGCTTGTGCGCATCAATCTCAACAGCGGAAAGGTGGCTTACCGGTCCTACTTCCCGCTCAACAAAGAAAGCTCCTTTTGGACGAAGGCGAATTTCGACATCAACGCGGCGCCTGAACCGGAAATTGCAGGGGACAACATCTACCTTGTGGGTGCCGAGCGGGTCGTTTCTGCTAATCTGAAAACAGGGAAAATAAACTGGAAGATTGATGACGATCTCGGCTTCCCCGTTGATTGGGGTATCATCGATAACACGATATACCTCAAAGTCGGGTATCAGGCATTCGATATTTCCATTAATGCGAAAAGCGGAAACATTGATGCGAAGAAATCGTGGAACAAAGATCCGTACCGCATCTATGCCATTGATGCATCAAACGGCAAAACAATCTGGAAGATAGATTTCAAGTATGATCCGGGACTTGCCATGAAGGGTGGCTCGGTCAGCATTGATCCTGTTACGCGAACAATGATCGGTGCCGACGAGGAACATTTGTTTGCGGTTCGTCTCACCCGGGATGCCGGCGGCAAGAAGCTCTGGTCGCTGAACTTTGACAAAGACCTGAAAGTAGGGGAACTTGACCACGAGGACTGTTATGCCGTAACCCGGACATCCTCCTCATCAACTTCCGTTGGGTGGAATTACACGACGACGACAACAAGCTACTCAGCAACTGCCCAGCACGTATTGTATCCCGTTCTTCGCGGCGATCACATTGTTGTATTCGGTCCGGATGGCGTTGCTTCTGTGAGCATGGACGGCAAAGTTCAGTGGCGCACGGAATGGAAGTGGGCAGGCAAGAAGGTCACGCTGCCTCCTCAATTTCTGAACAACGGAAAGATTGTGTATATGGTGAAGGAAGATATCCAATTGATGGATGAGAAAACGGGGAAGATCCACTGGAAGGAAGAGGATGATTACGATGCCACCCCGATCATTCCCCCGAATAACAAGTTCCTGTACATGCTCGAGAAAGATGAAATTCGGGTCTACAGAATGGCGGAGTAA
- a CDS encoding thioredoxin family protein, producing MTGIFAILTTLLLLLLAVQLYALWKSKRNTGKRIEGITGPLGEAIARGEKVLAYFFSPTCSQCKKLTPTIDRLRMELPNIFKVDISKDKPTASAFGVMATPTTVIVSEGVIRRVLLGVKMESELRKQML from the coding sequence ATGACCGGCATATTCGCCATACTCACTACTCTCTTGTTGTTGCTCCTCGCTGTGCAACTCTATGCCCTCTGGAAATCAAAACGCAATACAGGAAAGAGGATTGAAGGCATCACGGGCCCGCTCGGAGAAGCGATAGCACGAGGCGAAAAAGTGTTGGCATACTTTTTCAGTCCGACATGCAGTCAATGCAAGAAGCTTACCCCTACTATTGACAGACTCAGGATGGAACTGCCGAATATATTCAAGGTAGATATTTCCAAAGACAAGCCGACGGCCAGTGCATTTGGAGTGATGGCTACACCCACAACGGTGATTGTGAGCGAAGGAGTTATCCGGCGGGTGCTTCTGGGAGTCAAAATGGAAAGCGAGCTGCGGAAACAGATGCTGTAG
- a CDS encoding DUF1858 domain-containing protein has product MTRIERTISIEELIDLFPGSVKFLISRNLPCLVCGEPTWGTLEELALDKGWTSEALDALVYEMNRELVEKEMA; this is encoded by the coding sequence GTGACTCGCATAGAACGAACGATCAGCATTGAAGAGCTCATCGACCTGTTTCCCGGATCGGTGAAGTTTCTCATCAGCCGGAATCTCCCCTGTCTGGTTTGCGGCGAGCCGACATGGGGTACGTTGGAGGAACTTGCGCTTGATAAAGGGTGGACAAGCGAAGCTCTCGATGCCCTCGTTTATGAGATGAACAGAGAACTTGTTGAAAAGGAAATGGCATGA